CTCTCCTGTTGGAGAGGGTGCATAACGAACTCTTACCATATATACCTCCGGAAAGAAAAACTAATCAATTTTATCAGAAATTTTCATATTTTAAAATGCATACTATAATAGTTTTACAAGGAGGCAAAGATGAAAGTATGCCCAAAGTGTGGATATGAAAATGAAGATGATGCAAAGGAATGTGTGAATTGCGGATATAACTTTGAGGATGCTGAGAAAAATTTTGAGTGGGTGCTTCTTAAAACCTGCGAAAACCAATTCGAAGCTGAAGTTTTATCAAATCTTTTAGAAACAAATGGAATTAAGACGATGATGAAGCGTCCAGGACCAATGCGAGGGGGAGGATTCATCGTTGATAACATTGGTGCAAATCCTTTGCTTGGTTCAGCAGGA
The nucleotide sequence above comes from Caldisericum sp.. Encoded proteins:
- a CDS encoding DUF2007 domain-containing protein, which gives rise to MKVCPKCGYENEDDAKECVNCGYNFEDAEKNFEWVLLKTCENQFEAEVLSNLLETNGIKTMMKRPGPMRGGGFIVDNIGANPLLGSAGEFDVFVMRVDLKEAKELIEAYEGGENGTNDDDNA